A stretch of the Rhinoderma darwinii isolate aRhiDar2 chromosome 3, aRhiDar2.hap1, whole genome shotgun sequence genome encodes the following:
- the CDPF1 gene encoding cysteine-rich DPF motif domain-containing protein 1: protein MDLDDSQNPTGLFECQLCKLSVPYTYFGQKPPNTQSIILLEECYVMRDPFAPDKEKFLILGSPCSLCKQVVCVGTDCSLFYSKRFCLPCVTKNKDAFPLEIQQDLDKRKAQAK, encoded by the exons ATGGACCTTGATGACTCCCAGAATCCCACGGGATTGTTTGAATGTCAGCTCTGCAAGTTATCCGTCCCGTATACTTACTTTGGCCAGAAACCACCAAATACACAATCCATTAT CCTCTTGGAGGAATGCTACGTAATGAGGGATCCATTTGCTCCGGACAAAGAAAAGTTCCTGATTCTGGGCTCTCCCTGCAGCCTGTGTAAGCAGGTGGTCTGTGTCGGCACG GACTGCAGCCTTTTCTACTCAAAGAGGTTCTGTCTCCCCTGTGTCACCAAGAACAAGGACGCTTTTCCTCTAGAGATTCAGCAGGACTTGGATAAGAGGAAGGCCCAGGCTAAGTGA